One window from the genome of Bufo bufo chromosome 4, aBufBuf1.1, whole genome shotgun sequence encodes:
- the LOC120999142 gene encoding intestinal-type alkaline phosphatase-like — protein sequence MNLTPNVNKAKNLIMFLGDGMGVTTITAARIYQGQLAGQPGEENVLEMEKFPHIALSKVYNVDAQVPDSAGTGTAYLCGVKANSGTLGVSAAATYEVCTSANGNEVESILHRAKLAGKSVGIVTTTRVQHASPAAAYAHSASRNWYSDSEMTTTMINNGCKDIAYQLVHNTDIDVILGGGRAYMSPKGTPDPEYPTSTSNQAVRRDGLNLIDLWLNKRQGSKYVWNKKDFDAVNENSTDYLMGLFEPKDMKYELSRDPSADPSLAEMTEKAIKILSKNPNGFFLFVEGGRIDHGHHDGNAKNSLTEAVEFDKAIRMGGQLTSDSDTLTVVTADHSHVFTFGGYTDRGNSILGLAPNKASDIKPFTSLLYGNGLGFKLSSGVREDITNTDTEANNYRQQAAVPLVSETHGGEDVAIMAKGPFAHLFHGIHEQSYIAHVMAFAACLEPYTDCETLRAKLPPE from the exons GGATGGGTGTGACCACAATTACTGCAGCCCGTATATACCAAGGACAACTAGCAggacagcctggagaagagaatgTACTAGAGATGGAAAAGTTTCCACATATAGCTCTCTCAAag GTGTACAATGTAGATGCACAGGTCCCTGACAGTGCGGGTACAGGTACAGCCTATTTGTGTGGTGTAAAAGCCAATTCTGGGACCCTGGGTGTGAGCGCAGCTGCAACATATGAAGTTTGCACAAGTGCCAATGGCAATGAGGTGGAATCCATACTTCACAGAGCTAAATTAGCAG GTAAATCTGTAGGTATTGTGACAACAACTCGCGTCCAACATGCCTCTCCAGCGGCTGCTTATGCACATAGTGCCAGTCGGAATTGGTACTCTGACAGTGAGATGACCACAACCATGATTAACAATGGCTGCAAGGACATCGCATACCAGCTGGTGCACAACACAGACATTGAT GTAATTCTGGGAGGAGGCCGAGCCTACATGAGTCCAAAGGGGACACCTGACCCAGAATACCCAACCAGCACATCAAACCAGGCTGTTAGAAGAGATGGTCTTAACTTAATTGATCTGTGGTTAAACAAGAGACAG GGATCCAAGTATGTGTGGAATAAAAAAGACTTTGATGCAGTGAATGAAAATTCAACTGATTATCTTATGG GTCTTTTTGAGCCGAAAGACATGAAGTATGAACTGAGTCGTGATCCTTCTGCGGACCCTTCCCTTGCCGAGATGACAGAGAAGGCCATCAAGATCCTGAGCAAAAATCCCAATGGTTTCTTTCTGTTTGTAGAAG GAGGTAGAATTGACCACGGACATCATGATGGGAATGCTAAGAATTCACTGACAGAAGCTGTTGAGTTTGACAAAGCCATCCGTATGGGTGGACAATTGACATCCGATTCTGACACACTGACTGTTGTGACCGCTGACCACTCTCACGTCTTCACGTTTGGCGGCTACACAGACCGTGGCAACAGTATTTTGG GTTTGGCACCAAATAAAGCCAGTGATATTAAACCTTTCACTAGCCTTTTGTATGGGAATGGACTTGGATTTAAGCTCTCTAGCGGTGTACGGGAGGACATCACCAATACTGATACAG AAGCCAATAATTACAGACAGCAGGCTGCTGTGCCGCTAGTGTCAGAGACACATGGAGGAGAGGATGTAGCGATCATGGCTAAAGGCCcatttgcccatctttttcatggCATCCATGAACAGAGTTACATTGCCCATGTTATGGCCTTTGCAGCCTGCCTGGAACCCTATACAGATTGTGAAACATTAAGGGCAAAATTACCCCCTGAATAG